One Coffea arabica cultivar ET-39 chromosome 5c, Coffea Arabica ET-39 HiFi, whole genome shotgun sequence DNA window includes the following coding sequences:
- the LOC113691079 gene encoding gluconokinase — protein sequence MAPDWNGKAIVIMGVSGAGKSTIGQMLGEALKCCYMDADDYHPQANKEKMRNGIPLSEEDRIPWLETLRDALRRSTGNGGTVILGCSALQKHYREILRSADPSYEPGSYISIVKFVLLHAQADVLAARLEKRAAEGKHFMPAKLLQSQMDLLHIDESEGVLKVDATLEPQAIVNIIVQASIIKPQSQRGP from the exons ATGGCACCGGATTGGAATG GAAAAGCTATTGTCATAATGGGAGTTAGCGGTGCTGGGAAATC AACCATTGGTCAGATGCTAGGTGAAGCTTTAAAATGCTGCTATATGGATGCTGATGATTACCATCCACAAGCTAACAAAG aaaaaatgaGAAATGGGATACCTCTATCTGAGGAAGATCGCATACCGTGGCTTGAAACACTGAGAGATGCCCTAAGAAGAAGTACAGGGAACGGAGGAACTGTAATCCTTGGTTGCTCAGCTCTACAAAAGCACTACAGAGAAATTCTTAGATCTGCAGACCCAAGTTATGAACCAGGTTCTTACATTTCTATAGTCAAATTTGTATTGTTGCATGCTCAGGCTGATGTGCTCGCTGCTCGGCTGGAGAAGAGAGCCGCAGAGGGGAAACATTTCATGCCCGCAAAGCTCTTGCAGTCCCAAATGGATTTGCTTCATATTGATGAATCTGAAGGTGTGCTTAAGGTTGATGCTACGCTAGAACCCCAGGCTATTGTGAATATCATCGTACAAGCTTCGATCATCAAACCTCAGTCACAGCGAGGTCCTTGA
- the LOC113688829 gene encoding uncharacterized protein, which yields MARSPQHRFLVSLGFLVLFISLPSSHPLSIHDLLKTRGLPAGLLPKDVKSYTLSENGLLEVFLEGPCLTKFDTMAFYESVVRANLTYGGLTGVEGFSQEELFLWVPVKDIIVDDPKSGLILFDIGLAHKQLSLSLFEDPPDCKQDGIFKKITRKEGGFEAQRKK from the exons ATGGCTCGCTCCCCTCAACATCGCTTTCTAGTTTCCCTAGGATTCCTCGTCCTCTTCATCTCTCTCCCTTCTTCTCACCCCTTGTCCATCCATGACCTCCTCAAAACCAGAGGCTTGCCAGCGGGACTCCTCCCAAAGGACGTGAAGTCGTACACGCTTTCAGAGAATGGACTCCTTGAAGTCTTTCTCGAAGGCCCTTGTCTAACCAAGTTTGATACCATGGCTTTCTATGAAAGCGTGGTCAGGGCTAATCTTACTTATGGAGGGCTCACTGGAGTTGAGGGCTTCTCTCAGGAAGAGCTTTTTCTGTGGGTGCCGGTTAAAGATATCATTGTTGATGATCCGAAGTCTGGTCTCATTCTTTTTGACATTGGATTGGCTCATAAACagctttctctctccctctttgaAGATCCACCGGACTGCAAACAAGATG GTATTTTCAAGAAGATTACAAGAAAGGAAGGCGGGTTCGAAGCacagagaaaaaaataa
- the LOC113690365 gene encoding uncharacterized protein gives MGGGGAMRAAAKVAGFGVLNGGLRGIVPDHPASTAMRKVLRPVTGLASSSAPENVKEAAVAIDVSPVQKPCWEFDDWELAGGEEDLFGGSGVSTPRLVFGGAPSIAEAKEATYELKEALEKVYLSAPSTPKTGLSGLSRSEVPETKACVTSETILAPAPKHAIQAFRFLNESPAVQSVVASIASDPNVWNAVLLNPTLQDYIQSQKMGAPSSTTDQYEKGSTADSDIPSPRSPRSVSSDRAESEYGESNSTGRFMELWQELKLTVVDMMNSLSDYFQALFGGYSNNKGAADTNGNVFSGFVDKALGPSLMGLAVMVIVVVVLKRAK, from the exons ATGGGAGGCGGAGGAGCGATGAGAGCAGCGGCCAAAGTCGCTGGTTTTGGAGTACTCAACGGCGGTCTCCGTGGAATTGTGCCTGATCATCCTGCCTCCACGGCCATGCGGAAAGTTTTGCGCCCAGTCACCGGTTTGGCCTCCTCTTCTGCCCCTGAAAACGTGAAGGAGGCTGCCGTCGCCATCGATGTGTCTCCGGTGCAGAAGCCCTGCTGGGAATTTGATGATTGGGAGTTGGCCGGAGGTGAGGAGGATTTGTTCGGCGGCTCCGGTGTGTCGACGCCGAGGCTTGTGTTTGGTGGTGCCCCAAGTATCGCCGAAGCCAAAGAGGCCACTTATGAACTCAAAGAAGCTCTTGAGAA GGTATATCTTTCTGCACCCTCTACACCCAAAACTGGGTTGTCAGGGCTTTCTAGGTCAGAAGTGCCAGAGACCAAAGCTTGCGTAACCAGCGAGACCATACTTGCTCCTGCGCCAAAGCATGCAATTCAAGCTTTTAGGTTTCTGAATGAAAGCCCTGCAGTTCAG aGTGTTGTTGCTTCAATTGCATCAGATCCGAATGTCTGGAATGCTGTACTGCTAAATCCGACACTTCAGGATTATATCCAGTCACAGAAGATGG GTGCTCCTTCCTCAACTACGGATCAATATGAAAAGGGTTCCACTGCTGATAGTGATATTCCTTCGCCAAGATCTCCTAGGAGCGTATCATCCGATCGAGCTGAGTCCGAGTACGGAGAATCCAACTCCACAGGAAGGTTTATGGAGCTCTGGCAGGAGCTTAAGCTTACGGTCGTTGATATGATGAACAGTTTGTCTGATTACTTTCAGGCACTGTTTGGGGGTTATTCTAACAATAAAGGAGCAGCAGATACTAATGGAAATGTGTTCAGTGGCTTTGTGGATAAGGCTCTTGGGCCTTCATTAATGGGCTTGGCTGTCATGGTTATAGTGGTAGTGGTGCTAAAGCGagctaaataa
- the LOC113690364 gene encoding mRNA cap guanine-N(7) methyltransferase 1-like yields the protein MKRSYPESSSSGSFEPPQSKPRYNPDGDGHFLEDESTKIFARKVADHYSARTNQTLEEREASPIIHLKKLNNWIKSVLIQLYAKKGDAVLDLACGKGGDLIKWDKAKVGYYVGVDIAEGSIEDCRTRYNGDADHHQRRKKFSFPARLMCGDCFEVRLDKVLSDDAPFDICSCQFAMHYSWSTEARARRALANVSALLRPGGIFIGTMPDANVIIKKLREAEGLAFGNSVYWIRFDEEYSEKKFKSSNPFGIKYKFHLEDAVDCPEWIVPFHVFKALAEEYDLELVFVKNSHVFVDEYLKKPEFIELMRRLGALGDGNQDHSTLSPDEWEVAYLYLAFVLRKRGQPNQTRDNNRRDKGKMHVDKEDIMYIS from the exons GGGATGGACACTTTCTAGAGGATGAGAGTACAAAGATTTTTGCTAGGAAAGTTGCTGATCATTATAGTGCAAGGACCAATCAGACTCTTGAAGAGCGAGAAGCAAGtccaattatccatttaaaGAAGCTTAACAACTGG ATTAAGAGTGTCTTGATTCAGTTGTATGCCAAAAAAGGTGATGCGGTTCTTGATCTTGCTTGTGGGAAG GGTGGTGATTTGATTAAATGGGACAAAGCTAAGGTTGGATACTATGTTGGAGTTGATATAGCTGAAGGCTCG ATAGAAGACTGTCGTACACGCTATAATGGAGATGCGGACCATCATCAGCGCAGAAAAAAGTTTTCTTTTCCTGCCAGACTTATGTGTGGAGATTGTTTTGAG GTACGCTTGGATAAAGTTCTATCAGACGATGCCCCTTTTGACATTTGTAGCTGCCAG TTTGCTATGCATTACTCGTGGTCGACCGAGGCACGTGCACGGAGGGCTTTGGCCAATGTATCAGCTTTGCTTCGTCCAGGAGGCATCTTTATTGGAACAATGCCAGATGCCAACGTCATCATCAAAAAGCTTAGAGAAG CTGAAGGGTTGGCTTTTGGTAATAGCGTCTACTGGATACGTTTTGACGAGGAGTATTCAGAAAAG AAATTTAAATCCTCAAATCCCTTTGGCATCAAGTATAAATTCCACCTTGAG GATGCAGTAGACTGTCCAGAGTGGATTGTTCCTTTTCATGTCTTCAAAGCGTTGGCTGAAGAG TATGACTTGGAGCTAGTTTTTGTGAAAAACTCTCATGTTTTTGTGGATGAATATCTAAAGAAACCTGAGTTCATTGAACTCATGCGGAGACTTGGTGCTTTAGGCGATGGAAATCAAGACCACA GTACACTATCACCAGATGAATGGGAAGTAGCATACTTGTATTTAGCATTTGTTCTGAGGAAG CGTGGGCAACCTAACCAAACAAGAGATAACAATAGACGCGACAAAGGCAAGATGCATGTCGATAAGGAGGATATCATGTACATCAGCTGA